In Flavobacterium enshiense, the genomic stretch TGGTTCCGGTAATAGCAAAAACGATAAATATAATCGTCATCTGCCAATTACTTTTTATACCCCAACGTTGTTTTAAATTAGACATTTTTCAAAAATATGCCCAAAAATACAAATTATGGTCGAGGAGTAAAACCTCCTAAGCGAATATTATTTTTTAACTGAAAATAAACCAGATAATTATAAAGCAGATAATTTACTTCGTAACCGTAATCCGTTCCGGTATCATAATCAATATGCAGATTGAACAATTGTGAATCTAGGTTCGTTTTTGGTGAACGTACTCTATTGTTCCATTCGATTATCCAGGGAGCATTACGGCTTTCCAGTTGTTTTTGTGTATAAACCCCGCGCGGTTTAGCAGTTGATTGCAACCAGGGATTAAAACCGCCGTCGATAATTAATATCTCATACTTAATTTCTGGGTTTTTAATCCAAAGGGAGTCGCTTGCGGTATTATTAGATTTGTTTTCAGCAACAGTCTTCGCATTCGGGTTATTTTCAGCCACGGGCTTCGATGTCGAATTACATCCGAACATTATAGTAACCAAGGTTACGACAAATATGTAAATCAAGGTTTTCATCACTTCGGAATTTATTATAAAGTTACTAAAACTCAGGCAAAAGAAATATCTAATTAACAAAAAGCCAGACGTTAACGTCTGGCTTCTAGCTGTATACTTGATTTTATTTTCCGAACAGTTTGCTGAGAATTCCGCTTAAAAAACCGCCACTTTTTCCGGAAACGGCTGCAGAGGCATCACTGATGTCTACTTTTCCGTCCCTGTTTTGATCCAATCCAAACTGGCCGCCGTATTTAGTGATGGCATCCATTAATCCCTGTCCGCCTCCAATAGAGTTAACAATATCGGAAACATTAAATCCAGGCTGATTAGGATCATTGGCCTTGCCTATTAAAGAACCTAATACGTTCGGGATCATATTCCCGGCGACATCAGATGCAGCATCAGAACTTAAACCGAATTTCTGTCCCAAATTGCCCGAAAGTTGGTCGGTCAACTGTTTTAC encodes the following:
- a CDS encoding DUF6146 family protein, giving the protein MKTLIYIFVVTLVTIMFGCNSTSKPVAENNPNAKTVAENKSNNTASDSLWIKNPEIKYEILIIDGGFNPWLQSTAKPRGVYTQKQLESRNAPWIIEWNNRVRSPKTNLDSQLFNLHIDYDTGTDYGYEVNYLLYNYLVYFQLKNNIRLGGFTPRP